From one Rhizobium lentis genomic stretch:
- a CDS encoding prolyl-tRNA synthetase associated domain-containing protein, giving the protein MPENAPKTREELFAFLSGLGIAHKTVDHAPVFTVAESVALRDEIPGGHTKNLFIKDKKDRYFLLTVEENAEVDLKQVHTIIGGSGRVSFGRAEKLMEYLGVIPGAVTAFGAINDTGGNVTFVLDADLMVEEIINCHPLTNDATTSIASGDLIRFMEATGHKPLVLKVTS; this is encoded by the coding sequence ATGCCTGAAAATGCTCCTAAGACAAGAGAAGAATTGTTCGCCTTTCTCAGCGGACTCGGGATCGCCCACAAGACGGTCGATCATGCGCCGGTCTTTACCGTGGCCGAATCGGTTGCGCTGCGCGATGAAATCCCCGGCGGCCACACCAAGAATCTCTTCATCAAGGACAAGAAGGACCGGTATTTTCTGCTGACGGTGGAGGAGAATGCCGAGGTCGACCTCAAGCAGGTTCACACCATCATCGGCGGGTCGGGCCGGGTTTCCTTCGGCAGAGCGGAGAAGCTGATGGAGTATCTCGGCGTCATCCCGGGGGCAGTCACCGCGTTCGGTGCCATCAACGATACCGGCGGAAACGTTACCTTCGTGCTCGATGCCGATCTGATGGTCGAGGAGATCATCAATTGCCATCCGCTTACCAACGATGCGACGACATCGATTGCGAGCGGTGACCTCATCCGTTTCATGGAAGCGACCGGACATAAGCCGCTTGTCTTGAAAGTGACGTCCTGA
- a CDS encoding ammonium transporter — translation MSISKFSSTFARVGAASAALLAPAVAFAQEAAAPAAAAAAPALTMDKGDNTWMLVSSALVLLMTIPGLALFYGGLVRAKNMLSVLMQVFMITAVVALLWVTYGYSLAFTDGGSLNSFVGGFSKAFLAGVNTSSLVETFSKGVAIPEYTFVVFQMTFACITPGLIVGAFAERVKFSAVMLFVVLWVTFIYFPMAHMVWFWGGPSSYTSPAGLIFSYGAIDFAGGTVVHINAGIAGLVGAIMLGKRTGYKKEIMAPHSMTLTMVGASLLWVGWFGFNAGSNLEANGYASLAMINTFVAAAAAAVSWCIVESLARGKASMLGGASGAVAGLVAVTPAAGFAGPMGSIVLGLVVSPLCYFFVDVVKNKFNYDDSLDVFGVHCIGGIVGALGTGILVNPALGGAGIVDYSTADFAATYAGTATQVLNQGKGVLTTLLWSGIGSAILYKIVDVVVGLRVSVEAEREGLDLATHGEAAYHS, via the coding sequence ATGTCAATTTCGAAGTTTTCCTCCACCTTTGCGCGGGTCGGCGCAGCATCGGCCGCGCTTCTTGCGCCGGCCGTAGCCTTTGCGCAGGAAGCCGCTGCACCAGCCGCTGCCGCCGCTGCTCCCGCCCTCACGATGGACAAGGGTGACAATACCTGGATGCTCGTCTCCTCGGCGCTCGTCCTTTTGATGACCATCCCCGGCCTTGCACTATTCTACGGCGGTCTCGTCCGCGCCAAGAACATGCTCTCCGTGCTGATGCAGGTCTTCATGATCACGGCCGTCGTGGCGCTGCTCTGGGTGACCTACGGCTATTCGCTCGCCTTCACCGACGGCGGCTCGCTGAACAGCTTCGTCGGCGGCTTCTCCAAGGCGTTCCTTGCCGGCGTCAACACCTCGTCGCTGGTCGAGACCTTCTCGAAGGGCGTCGCCATTCCCGAATACACCTTCGTCGTCTTCCAGATGACCTTCGCCTGCATCACGCCCGGCCTCATCGTCGGCGCCTTCGCCGAGCGCGTCAAGTTCTCGGCCGTCATGCTCTTCGTCGTGCTGTGGGTCACCTTCATCTACTTCCCGATGGCGCACATGGTCTGGTTCTGGGGTGGCCCGAGCTCCTACACCTCGCCGGCCGGCCTGATCTTCTCCTACGGCGCCATCGACTTCGCCGGCGGCACCGTCGTTCACATCAATGCCGGTATCGCTGGCCTCGTCGGCGCTATCATGCTCGGCAAGCGCACCGGCTATAAGAAGGAAATCATGGCTCCGCATTCGATGACGCTGACCATGGTCGGCGCCTCGCTTCTCTGGGTCGGCTGGTTCGGCTTCAACGCCGGCTCCAACCTCGAGGCCAATGGCTATGCATCACTTGCCATGATCAACACCTTCGTCGCGGCAGCCGCCGCCGCGGTATCCTGGTGCATCGTGGAAAGCCTCGCCCGCGGCAAGGCTTCGATGCTCGGTGGCGCTTCCGGCGCCGTCGCCGGCCTCGTCGCCGTCACCCCGGCCGCTGGCTTTGCCGGCCCGATGGGTTCGATCGTTCTCGGCCTCGTCGTCTCTCCGCTCTGCTACTTCTTCGTCGACGTCGTGAAGAACAAGTTCAATTACGACGACAGCCTCGACGTCTTCGGCGTCCATTGCATCGGCGGCATCGTTGGTGCTCTCGGTACCGGCATCCTCGTCAATCCGGCGCTGGGCGGTGCAGGCATCGTCGACTACTCGACGGCAGATTTCGCCGCCACCTATGCCGGCACGGCAACCCAGGTCCTGAACCAGGGGAAGGGTGTTCTCACGACTCTCCTCTGGTCGGGTATCGGTTCGGCGATCCTCTACAAGATCGTCGACGTCGTCGTCGGCCTGCGCGTGAGCGTCGAAGCCGAGCGCGAAGGTCTCGACCTCGCGACCCACGGCGAAGCCGCCTACCACTCGTAA
- a CDS encoding ubiquinone biosynthesis hydroxylase, which translates to MLDMLVVGGGYVGLSAAVAVKQAAPHLNVAVVEAAPEHAWKNDTRASAVIAAAVKMLEIFGIWTEIEPEAQPITKMIVTDSRTSDPVRPVFLTFDGEVADGRPFAHMIPNVAMVAALRGACERLGIDIRHGLSATELKTQDSHATVTLSDGSMLESRLVVACDGVRSKLRDLAGIRTVTWDYGQSGIIATVEHERSHDGCAEEHFLPAGPFAILPLRNNRSSLVWTERTHDADRLVAADELIFEEELERRFGHKLGALRVIGDKRAFPLGLTLARAFVAPRFALAGDAAHGIHPISGQGLNLGFKDVAALAETIVEADRLGLDIGSINILERYQTWRRFDTFRMGVTTDVLNRLFSNDATPIRIARDVGLGIVDRLPRLKSFFIGQAAGTTAKDSPRLLAGQTI; encoded by the coding sequence ATGCTTGATATGCTGGTTGTGGGCGGGGGGTATGTCGGCCTTTCCGCTGCTGTCGCGGTCAAGCAGGCAGCACCCCATCTGAATGTCGCCGTCGTCGAGGCGGCCCCCGAGCATGCCTGGAAAAATGATACGCGCGCTTCCGCCGTCATCGCGGCCGCGGTGAAGATGCTCGAGATCTTCGGCATCTGGACCGAGATCGAGCCGGAAGCGCAGCCGATTACCAAGATGATCGTGACCGATTCCAGGACCTCCGATCCGGTCCGCCCGGTTTTCCTCACTTTTGACGGCGAAGTGGCCGACGGCCGGCCCTTCGCGCACATGATTCCGAATGTAGCCATGGTCGCGGCACTTCGCGGCGCCTGCGAACGTCTCGGCATCGACATACGCCACGGACTGAGCGCGACGGAACTCAAAACGCAGGACAGCCATGCCACCGTCACGCTGTCGGACGGCAGCATGCTGGAATCCCGGCTGGTGGTTGCCTGCGACGGCGTCCGCTCGAAGCTGCGCGATCTCGCCGGCATCAGGACCGTCACCTGGGACTACGGCCAGTCCGGCATTATCGCGACCGTCGAACATGAGCGGTCGCATGATGGCTGCGCCGAGGAGCATTTCCTGCCGGCCGGCCCCTTCGCCATCCTACCGCTAAGGAACAATCGCTCCTCGCTCGTCTGGACGGAGCGCACGCATGACGCCGACAGGCTGGTCGCCGCCGACGAGCTGATATTCGAGGAGGAGCTGGAACGCCGCTTCGGCCACAAGCTCGGGGCGCTAAGGGTAATCGGCGACAAACGCGCCTTTCCGCTCGGCCTGACGCTTGCCCGCGCCTTCGTCGCGCCGCGTTTCGCGCTGGCCGGCGACGCCGCCCACGGCATCCATCCAATCTCGGGACAAGGGCTCAATCTCGGCTTCAAAGACGTGGCGGCCCTCGCCGAAACCATAGTCGAGGCCGACCGCCTCGGCCTCGATATCGGCTCGATCAACATTCTCGAACGCTACCAGACCTGGCGGCGCTTCGACACCTTCCGCATGGGCGTGACGACCGACGTGCTGAACCGGCTCTTCTCCAACGACGCGACGCCGATCCGCATCGCCCGCGACGTCGGCCTCGGCATTGTCGACCGGCTGCCGCGCCTCAAATCCTTCTTCATCGGCCAAGCGGCTGGCACGACCGCCAAGGACAGTCCGCGCCTGCTTGCTGGCCAGACGATTTGA
- a CDS encoding ThuA domain-containing protein produces the protein MKKAIIVWGGWQGHEPEQCAGIVANLLREDGFAVEVTGDLGIFASPLLAKADLLVPIITGETLERPHASALVEAVRGGLGLGGHHGALATSFKESASFRYVSGVTWVAHPGNIIDFRVGVTRQDDPVMEGIPDFDYHSEQYYLHYDPSVEILATTTFTGVYDPAARNVVMPVVFKRHFGAGRIFYSALGHVAAEFDHPFMPLVLRRGLSWAARR, from the coding sequence ATGAAAAAGGCGATCATCGTCTGGGGCGGCTGGCAGGGCCATGAGCCGGAACAATGCGCCGGCATCGTTGCCAATCTCCTGCGCGAGGATGGCTTTGCCGTCGAGGTGACCGGTGATCTCGGCATTTTCGCCTCGCCTCTGCTGGCCAAGGCCGATCTCCTCGTGCCCATCATAACCGGCGAAACGCTTGAAAGACCGCATGCTAGCGCCCTTGTCGAGGCGGTGCGCGGCGGGCTCGGGCTCGGCGGCCATCATGGTGCGCTCGCCACCTCCTTCAAGGAGAGCGCCTCCTTCCGTTATGTCTCCGGTGTCACCTGGGTCGCCCACCCCGGCAATATCATCGATTTCCGCGTCGGCGTCACCCGCCAGGACGATCCTGTCATGGAGGGCATTCCCGACTTCGACTATCACTCGGAGCAATATTACCTTCATTACGATCCGAGCGTCGAAATCCTCGCGACGACCACTTTTACCGGCGTCTATGATCCGGCGGCGCGCAATGTCGTGATGCCTGTGGTCTTCAAGCGGCATTTCGGCGCCGGTCGCATCTTCTATTCCGCCCTTGGCCATGTAGCTGCCGAATTCGACCACCCCTTTATGCCGCTCGTCCTGCGGCGCGGTCTCAGCTGGGCCGCCCGCCGATAG
- a CDS encoding Trm112 family protein, protein MDEKLSRVDPKLLELLVCPLSKGRLSYDREHNELVSEKAQLAYPIRDGIPIMLVSEARRLDE, encoded by the coding sequence ATGGACGAAAAACTGAGCCGCGTCGATCCGAAACTGCTGGAGCTCCTGGTCTGCCCGCTCTCCAAGGGCCGGCTTTCCTATGATCGCGAACACAACGAACTCGTTTCGGAAAAGGCGCAGCTTGCCTATCCGATCCGCGACGGCATTCCCATCATGCTGGTATCCGAAGCAAGGCGCCTCGACGAATAG
- a CDS encoding alkaline phosphatase family protein, translated as MQNQTSIETAHRPNILLITADQWRGDCLSAAGHPCVKTPQIDALAREGTLFRRHYAGAAPCSPARATLYTGLYQMNHRVCRNGSPLDARFDNLALAARRAGFDPTLFGYTDTAPDPRGMDANDPHLTTYEGVLPGFTARQLLPEHERQWLSWLRSRGHAHAVNRDIHIPVGAQAGEISAAAPAYSRDETQTAFLAGEFIRWLGEQHGPWFAHVSFLRPHPPFSVPEPFNRMYKPDDGPAFARAANHEAEQATHPYLAFAMPHSDRGSFIHGAEGSLSAWSSADFAAIRAIYYGMISEVDTQLGRIWQALKDTGAWDDTFIVFTSDHAEMAGDHWTLGKGGFFDGSYHIPLIIRDPANGPAGGVVDDFTSAADIFPTLCQRLGIEAKNGLDGRSLMPFVKRESAEWRDAAFWEFDFRDIVQGEAERHFGLRSNECNLAVIRDARFKYVHFTALPSLLFNLRDDPMELNNVAADPAYAAIRLEYAEKLLSLRARHLDQTLAYTELTEKGPVTRRP; from the coding sequence ATGCAAAATCAAACCAGCATTGAGACGGCGCACCGGCCCAATATCCTGCTGATCACCGCCGACCAGTGGCGCGGCGATTGCCTCTCGGCCGCCGGTCATCCCTGCGTGAAAACGCCTCAAATCGATGCGCTGGCCCGTGAAGGCACGCTCTTCCGCCGACATTATGCCGGGGCCGCCCCCTGCTCGCCGGCGCGGGCGACGCTCTATACCGGCCTCTACCAGATGAATCACCGCGTCTGCCGCAACGGGTCGCCCCTTGATGCCCGCTTCGACAATCTGGCGCTGGCGGCGCGGCGGGCCGGATTCGACCCGACGCTGTTCGGCTACACCGACACGGCGCCCGATCCGCGCGGCATGGATGCCAATGATCCCCACCTGACGACCTATGAAGGCGTGCTGCCGGGTTTTACCGCTCGCCAGCTGCTTCCCGAGCATGAGCGACAATGGCTCTCATGGCTGAGGTCACGCGGCCATGCGCATGCCGTCAACCGCGACATCCATATTCCCGTCGGTGCGCAAGCAGGCGAAATTTCTGCTGCGGCGCCGGCCTATTCGCGTGACGAGACGCAGACCGCCTTCCTGGCCGGCGAGTTCATTCGCTGGCTGGGCGAACAGCACGGACCGTGGTTTGCGCATGTCTCTTTCCTGCGTCCGCACCCCCCGTTTTCCGTTCCGGAGCCGTTCAACCGGATGTACAAGCCGGACGACGGGCCGGCCTTTGCGCGGGCGGCAAATCATGAAGCGGAACAGGCTACGCATCCCTATCTCGCCTTTGCCATGCCGCACTCCGACAGGGGCAGCTTCATTCACGGGGCGGAAGGGTCGCTCAGCGCCTGGAGCAGCGCGGATTTTGCGGCGATCCGGGCGATTTATTACGGGATGATTTCAGAGGTCGACACGCAGCTCGGCCGGATCTGGCAGGCACTGAAGGATACGGGCGCCTGGGACGATACATTCATCGTCTTCACCTCCGACCACGCCGAGATGGCGGGCGATCACTGGACGCTCGGCAAGGGCGGCTTCTTCGACGGCAGCTACCACATTCCGCTGATAATCCGCGACCCCGCAAACGGTCCTGCGGGCGGGGTGGTCGACGATTTTACCAGTGCTGCCGATATCTTCCCGACGCTGTGCCAAAGGCTCGGCATCGAAGCGAAGAATGGGCTTGATGGCCGCTCTCTCATGCCGTTCGTCAAGCGTGAGAGCGCAGAGTGGCGGGACGCGGCGTTTTGGGAATTCGACTTCCGCGATATTGTGCAGGGTGAGGCGGAGCGGCATTTCGGTCTGCGGTCCAACGAATGCAATCTCGCCGTGATCCGCGACGCGCGGTTCAAGTATGTGCATTTTACCGCGCTGCCGTCACTGCTCTTTAATCTCCGCGACGATCCCATGGAACTCAACAACGTCGCGGCTGATCCGGCCTATGCGGCGATCCGACTCGAATATGCCGAGAAGTTGCTTTCGCTGAGGGCACGACATCTGGACCAGACGCTCGCCTATACCGAGCTGACGGAAAAAGGGCCGGTAACGCGCCGGCCCTAA
- the trxA gene encoding thioredoxin has protein sequence MSGSNNPYNGSFGNQMSATASFGAQPEPAAAAGSYITDTTTANFGKDVIEASRRQPVLVDFWAPWCGPCKQLTPVLEKVVNEAKGRVRLVKMNIDDHPSIAGQLGIQSIPAVIAFVNGRPADGFMGAVPESQIRQFIDRIAGPAGAEEAAEIEAVLTEAAELLAAGNVNEAAQLYGAVMQADPENAKALAGMAECMIAANQHQRARETLADLPEELAKDAGIQAVLKKLDQIEEARKLGDPVALEQELATNPDNHEARLKLAKILNVEGRRDEAAEHLLLIMRKDRAFDDDGARRQLLQFFEVWGFKDPATVAARRKLSAMLFS, from the coding sequence ATGAGCGGCAGCAACAACCCCTATAACGGTTCCTTCGGAAATCAGATGTCGGCAACGGCAAGCTTCGGCGCTCAGCCGGAACCGGCGGCCGCGGCCGGCAGCTACATCACCGACACGACGACTGCGAATTTCGGCAAGGACGTCATCGAAGCGTCGCGCAGGCAGCCGGTGCTGGTCGATTTCTGGGCGCCGTGGTGCGGCCCGTGCAAGCAGCTGACGCCGGTTCTGGAGAAGGTGGTCAACGAAGCCAAGGGCCGCGTGCGGCTGGTCAAGATGAACATCGACGATCATCCTTCGATCGCCGGCCAGCTTGGCATCCAGTCGATTCCCGCCGTCATCGCCTTCGTCAACGGCCGCCCGGCCGACGGCTTCATGGGGGCCGTGCCGGAGAGCCAGATCCGCCAGTTCATCGACCGCATCGCCGGTCCGGCCGGCGCCGAGGAGGCGGCCGAAATCGAAGCCGTGCTGACGGAAGCGGCAGAACTGCTTGCCGCCGGAAATGTCAATGAGGCTGCGCAGCTTTACGGCGCCGTCATGCAGGCCGATCCCGAAAATGCCAAGGCGCTTGCCGGAATGGCCGAATGCATGATCGCTGCAAACCAGCATCAGCGTGCGCGCGAAACGCTGGCCGATCTGCCGGAAGAGCTCGCGAAGGACGCCGGCATCCAGGCGGTGCTGAAGAAGCTCGACCAGATCGAGGAGGCGCGCAAGCTCGGCGATCCCGTCGCGCTCGAGCAGGAGCTGGCGACCAATCCTGACAATCACGAGGCGCGGCTGAAGCTTGCCAAGATCCTCAATGTCGAAGGCCGGCGCGATGAGGCCGCCGAACATCTGCTTCTGATCATGCGCAAGGATCGCGCCTTCGACGACGACGGCGCCCGTCGGCAGCTGCTGCAGTTCTTCGAGGTCTGGGGCTTCAAGGATCCGGCGACGGTTGCTGCCCGGCGCAAGCTTTCGGCGATGCTGTTCTCCTAA
- the tesB gene encoding acyl-CoA thioesterase II — MTRETTGPSAMERLLATLDLEPIEVDIFRGRSPQAGWQRVFGGQVIGQALMAAQRTIEGERFVHSLHAYFMRPGDPSVPIIYQVERIRDGSSFNTRRVVAIQHGRAIFALSASFQLEEPGFDHQIAMPGVAMPEALLGEQQIKEQYLAHAPEAIRKYWQRERPIEIRPVSLTHYFSDRKLDPRQDVWVRATGPVPDDRLYQAAVLAYLSDMTLLDTALYAHGTSIFDQNLQVASLDHSMWFHRPCKLEDWLLYTQDSPSASGARGLTRGSLFTRTGVLIASVAQEGLIRKKANE; from the coding sequence ATGACGCGCGAGACGACCGGGCCTTCGGCGATGGAGAGGCTGCTTGCGACGCTCGATCTCGAGCCCATCGAGGTCGATATCTTCCGCGGACGCAGCCCTCAGGCCGGCTGGCAGCGGGTGTTCGGCGGCCAGGTCATCGGCCAAGCGCTGATGGCGGCCCAGCGCACCATCGAAGGCGAGCGTTTCGTCCATTCGCTGCATGCTTATTTCATGCGCCCCGGCGATCCATCCGTGCCGATCATCTACCAGGTGGAGCGCATCCGCGACGGATCGAGCTTCAACACCAGGCGTGTCGTTGCGATCCAGCATGGCAGGGCGATCTTCGCGCTGTCGGCTTCGTTCCAGCTGGAGGAGCCGGGCTTCGACCACCAGATCGCCATGCCTGGTGTGGCGATGCCGGAAGCGCTGCTCGGCGAACAGCAGATCAAGGAGCAATATCTCGCCCATGCACCGGAGGCGATCCGGAAATACTGGCAGCGCGAGCGGCCGATCGAGATCCGTCCTGTCTCGCTGACCCATTACTTTTCCGACAGGAAGCTCGATCCCAGGCAGGACGTCTGGGTGCGTGCCACCGGCCCGGTTCCCGACGACCGGCTCTATCAGGCGGCCGTCCTTGCCTATCTCTCAGACATGACGCTGCTCGATACCGCGCTTTATGCGCACGGCACATCCATTTTCGACCAGAACCTGCAGGTGGCGAGCCTCGATCACTCCATGTGGTTCCACCGGCCCTGCAAGCTCGAGGACTGGCTGCTTTATACGCAGGATAGTCCGTCGGCTTCAGGCGCAAGGGGATTGACCCGCGGCAGTTTGTTTACCCGAACAGGCGTGCTGATCGCGTCCGTTGCGCAAGAAGGGTTGATTCGGAAAAAGGCAAATGAATAA
- a CDS encoding DUF2934 domain-containing protein, which produces MSHNRDAWVSQRAYSLWESEGRPEGRGENHWMQALKEFEQLQLTKASPDGNELIEKLKAAGRLIRVYGEPAAEIENGLQRKIAR; this is translated from the coding sequence ATGAGTCACAATAGGGACGCCTGGGTCAGCCAGCGCGCTTATTCGCTGTGGGAATCGGAAGGCAGGCCGGAGGGGCGTGGGGAAAACCATTGGATGCAGGCGCTCAAGGAATTCGAGCAGCTGCAGCTGACCAAGGCCTCGCCTGACGGAAACGAGCTCATCGAGAAGCTTAAGGCGGCCGGGCGGCTGATTCGTGTCTATGGCGAACCGGCTGCCGAAATCGAAAACGGGCTGCAACGGAAAATCGCCCGTTAA
- a CDS encoding DUF1993 domain-containing protein, with protein sequence MSISIYRLTVPMFQRGIASLKTYLDKAEAYAKEKNFDPAILVSARLAPDMLPLAGQYQRASDSAKFALARLTATDAPKFEDNETTIDELRERLAKTDAYLAGFTADALEGTESRQITLPGKSGIVLAGDEYIATFALPNFYFHVATAHAILRNQGVPIGKRDYLG encoded by the coding sequence ATGTCCATTTCGATCTATCGCCTCACCGTTCCCATGTTCCAGCGGGGCATTGCCAGCCTGAAGACCTATCTCGACAAGGCTGAAGCCTATGCGAAGGAAAAGAATTTCGATCCCGCCATACTCGTCTCCGCCCGCCTTGCGCCGGACATGCTGCCGCTCGCAGGCCAGTATCAGCGGGCCAGCGACAGCGCCAAGTTCGCGCTCGCCCGCCTGACGGCGACCGACGCTCCGAAGTTCGAGGATAACGAAACGACGATCGACGAGCTGCGCGAGCGCCTGGCAAAGACCGACGCCTATCTCGCCGGCTTCACGGCCGATGCACTCGAAGGTACCGAAAGCCGCCAGATCACTCTGCCGGGCAAGAGTGGCATTGTGCTGGCCGGTGACGAATATATCGCCACTTTCGCCCTGCCGAACTTCTACTTCCACGTCGCGACGGCTCACGCGATTCTGCGCAACCAGGGCGTACCGATCGGCAAGCGCGATTATCTCGGCTGA
- a CDS encoding LON peptidase substrate-binding domain-containing protein, protein MRDGFMQVGNARYLKPGDLPDTIAVFPLTGALLLPAGQLPLNIFEPRYLAMLDTALAGNRLIGMVQPALGEHEDKGGEPSLATVGCLGRITSFAETGDGRYIVSLTGVCRFRLLEEKTTSDPFRTFRIAPFIADLSAANEEEAVDRTALLTAFKAYLDANKLEADWESVERASNLTLVNSLAMMSPFGPAEKQALLEAPDLKTRAETLIAITEIVLARVFGDSDTVLQ, encoded by the coding sequence ATGCGGGACGGTTTCATGCAAGTGGGTAATGCCAGATACCTGAAGCCGGGCGATCTGCCGGATACGATCGCCGTCTTCCCCCTGACCGGAGCCCTCCTTCTGCCGGCCGGGCAGCTCCCCCTCAACATCTTCGAGCCGCGTTATCTGGCGATGCTGGATACAGCGCTTGCCGGAAACCGGCTGATCGGCATGGTGCAGCCGGCACTCGGCGAACATGAGGACAAGGGCGGTGAGCCGAGCCTCGCCACGGTCGGCTGCCTCGGTCGCATCACCTCGTTCGCCGAGACCGGCGACGGGCGCTATATCGTGTCGCTGACCGGCGTCTGCCGGTTCCGGCTCCTGGAGGAGAAGACGACCAGCGATCCCTTCCGCACCTTTCGCATCGCGCCGTTTATCGCCGATCTCTCAGCTGCGAACGAGGAGGAGGCGGTCGACCGCACGGCCCTGCTGACCGCCTTCAAGGCCTATCTCGATGCCAACAAGCTGGAGGCCGACTGGGAGAGCGTCGAACGGGCGAGCAATCTGACGCTGGTCAATTCGCTGGCGATGATGTCGCCGTTCGGACCGGCCGAAAAACAGGCGCTGCTGGAAGCGCCCGATCTGAAGACGCGGGCCGAGACACTGATCGCCATCACGGAGATCGTGCTGGCGCGGGTCTTCGGTGACTCCGACACGGTTCTGCAGTAA
- the galE gene encoding UDP-glucose 4-epimerase GalE, whose translation MAGETVLVVGGAGYIGSHTCLDLANKGYKPVVFDNFSNGHREFVKWGPAEEGDIRDRARLDEVLAKHKPAAILHFAALIEVGESVKDPVSFYENNVIGTLTLLSAAQAAGINAFVFSSTCATYGLPQSVPLDETHRQMPINPYGRTKYIVEQALADYDQYKSLRSVVLRYFNAAGADFEGRIGEWHQPETHAIPLAIDAALGRRQGFKVFGSDYETRDGTCVRDYIHVLDLADAHVRAVEYLLKGGDSVALNLGTGTGTTVKELLGAIEDVSNRPFPVEYIGRREGDSHTLVANNDKARDVLGWVPQYDLSQIIRSAWDWHAKSNQH comes from the coding sequence ATGGCAGGTGAAACGGTTCTCGTGGTCGGCGGCGCCGGTTATATCGGCTCGCATACGTGTCTCGACCTGGCGAACAAGGGTTACAAGCCTGTTGTCTTCGATAATTTTTCAAACGGCCACCGTGAGTTCGTCAAATGGGGGCCGGCCGAGGAAGGCGATATTCGCGACCGCGCCCGTCTCGACGAGGTGCTGGCCAAGCACAAGCCGGCGGCGATCCTGCATTTCGCGGCGCTGATCGAGGTGGGCGAATCGGTCAAGGATCCGGTTTCCTTCTACGAGAACAATGTCATCGGCACCTTGACGCTGCTTTCGGCGGCGCAGGCCGCCGGCATCAACGCCTTCGTCTTCTCCTCCACCTGCGCCACCTATGGCCTGCCGCAGAGCGTGCCGCTCGACGAGACGCATCGGCAGATGCCAATCAATCCTTATGGGCGGACCAAATATATCGTCGAGCAGGCGCTTGCCGATTACGATCAGTACAAGAGCCTGCGCTCGGTGGTGCTGCGCTATTTCAATGCGGCGGGCGCCGATTTCGAAGGCCGGATCGGCGAGTGGCACCAGCCGGAAACGCATGCGATCCCGCTGGCGATCGACGCCGCGCTCGGTCGCCGCCAGGGCTTCAAGGTATTCGGCAGCGACTACGAGACGCGCGACGGCACCTGCGTGCGTGATTACATCCATGTGCTCGATCTTGCCGATGCGCATGTGCGCGCCGTCGAATATCTGCTGAAGGGCGGCGATTCCGTCGCGCTCAACCTCGGCACCGGCACGGGCACCACCGTCAAGGAATTGCTCGGGGCAATCGAGGATGTGTCGAACCGGCCCTTCCCCGTCGAATATATCGGCCGGCGCGAAGGTGACTCGCATACGCTGGTCGCCAACAACGACAAGGCCCGCGACGTGCTCGGCTGGGTGCCGCAATATGATCTGTCTCAGATCATTCGCTCGGCCTGGGACTGGCATGCAAAATCAAACCAGCATTGA
- a CDS encoding P-II family nitrogen regulator, with protein MGNQMKIVMAIIKPFKLDEVREALTAIGIQGLTVTEVKGYGRQKGHTEIYRGTEYAVSFLPKLKIEIAVASELVDRAVEAIAASAKTGQIGDGKIFVYSIDHAVRIRTGETDSEAL; from the coding sequence ATGGGAAACCAGATGAAAATTGTGATGGCTATTATCAAGCCGTTCAAGCTCGATGAGGTCCGCGAAGCCCTGACGGCGATCGGCATTCAGGGCCTGACCGTAACCGAGGTGAAGGGTTACGGGCGCCAGAAGGGGCACACTGAAATCTATCGCGGCACCGAATATGCGGTCAGCTTCCTGCCGAAGCTCAAGATCGAAATCGCGGTTGCATCGGAACTCGTCGACAGGGCGGTCGAAGCCATCGCGGCATCGGCCAAGACCGGCCAGATCGGTGACGGCAAGATTTTCGTCTATTCGATCGACCATGCCGTGCGCATCCGTACGGGCGAAACCGATTCAGAAGCGCTGTAA